The Takifugu rubripes chromosome 16, fTakRub1.2, whole genome shotgun sequence genome contains the following window.
AATTGTGGCCGTGGCGTTCCATTAACTTTTAAGAAGCTGCATCGACATTTGAtggttttcagttttcattgttAGTTTCCGGCTCTTTATGTTGATGTTTTAAAGCGCTGCTGGAACCCTCGTGGAGCGTCTGGGAATGTCTCATCAGAGCGGCGCCACTGGCGGGATGGACTCTAACATCTTTGGAGCCTTTGGTGAGAGCTGGATGCAGATGAAGGCGGTGGAATGAAAGACAATTCACATGATCCTGCACGTATGTTCCTGCAGTCGCCACCAGATTTGCACCGGAGGAGTCACGGCAACGTTCTAAACACTGATTAGACTAAATGACATTGATAATGATATTTAATAAGGTCAATTTGGTCATCAACTTTTCAATAATAATCCCTAAAATGTGGAGGATTTGGCTCCATCTACTGCTGAGAATGCAGATTGCAGGAGTGCTGCAGGACTGCACTCTCATTAACTGTGGTTGTGCATGTTGAGCAGCTGGATATATATAAGTTATATATATCCAGCTGCTCAACATGCACAACATGCTGGATATATATAAGTTATATATATCCAGCTGCTCAACATGCACAACCACAGTATAAGTGCATAGATAGACTCCACATAGATAACTTATAAGTATAAGTTATCTATGTGGAGATCTACTGGATGTGGTTTTAAAGCAGCTGTGGTGCTGCACACCAGCACGTTCCAACAGACAGATGTGCTCATGTAGCTGGATGTGAGGATTGGTCCTTATTGTGTCCTCCAGCTCTCGTTAGGGCAGAATTAACGCGTTGCTCCAGCTCACCTGAAGGTTGTTTCTGGAGTGCAGGCGCAGCCAATCATGTTGCTCCCATGTTGAATacacacgcaggcacgcacacacacctacctgTGTGATAAACAATGACAGATGAGCTGCCTTTTCCACCCTCACAAAGAGTGCACAAAGGTCCACAATGATCTTGGTTCTGTTTAGCATTTTAGAATAAAGCAGGAGTTTAAATGTCTTGCTGGGATTAGCTCACTCAACACGAGGCTTAGCACGTCCCGTCAGCGGGAAGTGATTCTCAATTATTCTTCACAGGCAGACCATTAAATtagcaaaagaaaacatttagaGATCCGCCAAAAAAGCTGACGAATAAAGGATGAGTCCGTGTTATTAGAAACAAAAGCCGTGACCACGTGCATGCGAACATTTTGCTGGTGTGATGGTGGAAGGTGAGATTAGAAACCCTACGCGGGTCACAGAGCAGCGAGTGTGAGAGCCTGACGTGCACAGTCGGACGCAGGTGTCAGAAATGAGCGCGGCTGCATAAAAGCGCAGGAGAAACGCTGCTATGTGTGATTTTAGCACCGTTGGTTCTCTTTCCAGGCATTTATGCtatggtggggtggggggggggtggctgacAGGTGGATGCAATTATAGACAAAAATAGCGGCCACTTTAgactgcatttgtgtgttttagcgTGGGTGTGTGACGGGGCAGGGGCCTCTGCAAGGTGTCATGTTgggaacacagacacacatttatggAGTGGTGTATGGTATTAAAGTACCACTCaggaatctgtgtgtgtgtgtgtgtgtgtgagagagatgctCTCTACTGAGCAAACATCAGTGGTTGAGCGTCCGCGTCATTGGGACGTTAATGCGTGCTCCACGCTTCACCTGTTGCCGTTAGCGACAGGTAGCTCATTATTCTATGAAACCCTCATGATGAGCTGCAATTTCACATTCTTCCAATTAAAAAATTctgctttggttttgtttccaaAGGTGCGACAGGACGTTTGTTACAGTTGTTACTGGgtccctttcaaaataaagtttctttcttcctcatttTGGGCTCCGTTGAGTGTGAAAGTCTCAACGCCGCATTAAAGATTCTGGGCGTTTTCTCACCGTTAGCGGAGACTCGTGCGTGAGGACGCTGCAGGCGCTCGTCCCATCGCTGCCACGTGAGGCTTCAAGAACCTCAGCTGAATGTGAccggatggggaggggggggggggggggggtgaactaGCTTATTCAACCAAAAGATGCGAGCGAAACTTTCAGGTGGGGAAAAAGAGGAGCGAGAGCGTCGCTGCGGAATGTTAAAATGTGAACTTTTTGCAGGGAAACGCTCTGGAGCAAAATGTTAAGAGAATGACATTTAGCGGTGGGTTAGTCAGAGCtgggcagcgggggggggggggggggggggggggggctctcatTATGACATTTACAGTAACCTTTTCCTctggctttttaaaaagggtTTAAAACCACAGAGACGGAAAGATGGGGCCACGTCGGGTCCTTCTCATTAATCAAGCCGTGATTGCGTTGGGCCACAGCCCAACTCTTCCTCTCACTCATTAAGTCCCGAggtggacgaggaggaagagggagatgaaggaccacatagagagaggagagttgGATGGATGCAATATTTGTCCTTCAGCCAGCCAGGATGGCTTCAGAGCCTCGGACGGACCTGCAGTACTTTATTCAAACTGCTGCCAACATCCAGAGTAGCTCAGCGACGATGCACATCATCACTGACGTCAAACTGGAACCTTTTTGTGAAGTCCTTTTCTCCAAAATAGCACATTATTGTGTACAAATGTGCACCCTTTACAGTCACAAATGTTCAAACGTCACAGCTAAAATAAGACTTCCAACATTGCAAATACGGATTTCAGCATATGATTAGCATATAGCCACAGTCTCTTGACAAAGGCAAAGATTGAGCTGCACATAAATGAGGCAATGGAGCCTTCAAATGTAGAGAAGCAGGGGGGGGAAGTGGTTAAACAGCAGTTCTCAGCctaaataaacaggaaatccaCACTTGTGTTTGAATTGACGGCTTTATTTATGAGTCGGTTAGCCCACCTgttgggcctggagctgggtgTGGTCTGACCCGTCCACGCCTGCAGGTTGTGCAAACACGGTTTATAACCGGCGGCACGTTAAACAGCTGCTATTAAGGAGCTGCCCAGTTTTTTACAAGCTGCTTCTTAGTTTAAAGAGGCTTTTATTAGCATAAACGAGAACGTGACCAGTAACCGTTTCGCTAAAGTCTGTTTACATTCAAAACCTGGTAAACGCTGTATGTTCTAAGGTTTAGGGAGTTTTTATCGTACATCTCCATCAAAAACATACAACAGCAGCTAAGTGATACCTGCCTGGTTTCGTCTTTCCTTTTAAGGATTTGCTTCTCTTTATGATCTGCAAAATGTTTGACTGATGACACATCAGGAAGTCTTTAGATCCTGGCTGGGCCAAAGGTGTGGGTTCGCTTTCAAGCGTGCATTTACGCATTACTGGTTGAACCACTCCTGCACAACGGCGGCACGTTAACGGCATCCACCAGCAGGTTTAGCTGGCAGGGTCATTGGAATCCCAAAATGCTGCGGTGCATCAACATGCGTTGGAGAGGAGAAGCTCCGGTACCGGCGGCGCGGCGGCGCACAGCCGGTTTACTGGTGCTGATTCCCGTCAGCGCCGGCGTCGCCTGTGTTGTTGAGCATAAAGCGCCCGTCCAAAGAACAGcggaggagggaaaacaaggCTCCCTATTCTGAGATTCCAGGCCAGTGTCTGGATTAGAGGGAGATCCTCTTAGAGGCGTCTAGCACACACAGAATATGGTGCCTGttccccctacacacacacacacacacacacacacacacagacacacacatacacacatacacacacacacacacacacacacactcacctccttACAGGCAGACCCCGGGGTGCACTGATgacacacatgctaacatgtCAGACATCTTTGGTGTCATCCATGTGAGATTAATGCAGAGACACCctcccccagacacacacacaggcacatgcacatgcacatgcacatgtacATGTacatgcacaagcacacacgtACAGACACAAGACCTCATTGCGACAGTGGCTGGAGTTTCCCTAGTAACAGCTTTTACTTTCAGACTGTTGCTGATGGATGTACATGCAGACCTTCATAAATATAAATGCACACGGCGTTCAGCCAGTACACACATCATTACTCCACCAGTTAGGGTTtcacacacacgtacgtgcGCTGTCTCAGGCACAGGAAGCCTTTTTCCAGCAGCCATGCCGCAAACACGTAAATCTTTCAGAGGCCTATTAGCAacagaccacaaacacacactttttcaaGGTAACTGCCCCAGTGCCCTGATTCCCACAGGGGGTGTCTTAtgtgttctcacacacacacacacacacacacacacacaaaccagaacTGAGCAGGATGTGAGTGGTCCAACATCAGCTATTCGAACCACAAAATCAGACATGCTTTTGTTGCCTTTGGtgtgaggaaagagagagatgcgAGTCAGCACCTGCCGCAAAAAGACGGGAGAGGAAACGGGACTGAGAAGAGGAGCGTTCCGACGGATTCGCAGCAACGCCAATGGAATAAAACATCTGGGTCAAGAGCTGCGGAAAATTTCCTCAGAAGCATGTTTACAAGATATTTAAGCTTATTAGTCGGTGTTTTGATGGGATCTGCTGCACGTCTGAGGGATGAGGATGCAACATCtgcgcactcacacactcacacacgcgcacacacacacacgtatacaggAAGATGGGAAGATCTGGATCTTCAGAGCCTGTCAGCACAGCCAACATCCAGCACACTAACCAGCCTCTCCTGAGACCAACACACATATGGGCAGTGCTGCACTCTtccctgcacgcacacacacacccacacacccgcacacacgcacatgcgaTGCCTCTTTGTCTACCTTTCCTCGCTGGCTGAATTCAAGCACAAACTCCATTAgcatggctgcagcagctctgctctacaggaatcctcctcctctgtggaggGTTCGGGCTGTGGATGTGACCGATACCAAAGCACCAGAGGAGGAGCGGAAAGATCCAGAGATACAGCCGGAAACACAACGTGCGTCCATGCGATAAGCACTCTCATCCACAGCGCAGACGTGATTTAAGGCTTAATTACTAGAGGAGAATGGCACAATCAGGAGATCGGCGAGCCTGTGAATGGTTAAACACCAACAGGATAAAACAGCAGCCTGAGGCCAAACACTGTATGTACTGACTGCATACGCGGCCTATGCTGTAGCTCCCATCCTGTAtggaagcttttttttctccccggAAGCCATTATGGGTTTAAAGCCGATGACCGTTTTACCTCTTCCAAATACGGCGCACATATATGAAGCCTATTTGACTGGAGGCAGGTCAGGAGGCGCCGGAACATCAATAATTCATGCCTCTCTCCATGTGTGCGAGGGCgagattgtgtgtttgtgtgaaagcGCGTGCAGCCAAACAACACCTGCTAGAGATGGCTTTCATATTCCAGCCtccatttatttaaacaaaagagagagagagagagagatcagcgTCAAATCCACTCAactgaaatacaaaaataagGGACTCAAATTGAAATTAGATGAACACGATTTACACATACATCCGGTGCTGTGGAGCAGGATGGCAGTATTGTGAACAGGACAATACTGTTGTTATGGCAAAAAAGAGGAGCTTGGACAAGCCATATGTCTTGTTTAAGGCTACTGGGTAGCCATCTGGGACTGTCAGGTCCGTGGATCAGTGGCTTGGAAACGCGTAATGTCCCGGTTTAAAGCTAACAGTAAAAAAATATAAGGGAGACTTCTTTTTTATCTTCTATTCACCCACAGCTATCTTCCACCCTCCCTTTGGTCTGTCGCAGCAGGCGCCCTAAGCCTAGAAGGAGAACAATTCCATTTGATTCGACAAATTAAACAAAACCAAACCGAGTCGCATGCGCAATGTGCGTTTTGGCAGAGGTGATTTGGCAGTTCGGCGCAATGGTTCGGGGTTAAAAGTGGCGTGTCCCGCACGGCGCGGGTGGAATCTGGAAGGGCGTTGTCTGCTCCTATGGCCGTTTTATTCTGTGATTCGATGGAGACGCCGCACAGCCGCCTGCGCTCCCGACGCGCTCCGGGCTTCAGCCGCaacaagcagacagacagtccGGAGCCAACAGGTCCTTCCGCGTCCGTGCGTCCGTGTGCTTGTGTGCGCTGTTGTGCGTGCGCTAAACTGTGCGTCCGTCTGTGCGCGTATGgcgagagagagaaacggggggaggagggggggggggcacacagaGGAGCGGATATCAAATGGAATTCCTGATCATTCCTTGCCCCCGTTAACCAAAGACAGCTCTTTGAGAATTCCACTGGCGTCCACTCGCCTCCTCTCCCGGATCATGTCCTCCAGGCTGCGAAAGACCAGCGTGTGCACCCCGCTACCATCCAGATGCACTTTGAGGAAATACTGTTGCTCCGCTGAATGAGCCTCTCCCCCGGCTTTGAACTCCCGTTTCCCGAAGCGGCACCAGGCTGCGAAACTTTCCGAGTTGGTCCAGCATATGTCCTCGCTGCTCAGGCCGAGGTGCCCCGCCGCGTTCTGCATCACCAGGTCAGGGGGGAGCGGCCGGTACCGGTACCGATTGTTGACTATCCTGCCGTAACGACCGCTGCTGATCTCAAGCAGATTGTCCTTTCGGATCTCGCCCTTGTGCAGATGAATCACCTGGTCGTCGTGCTCGTagatgacccagtgggggggttgCGCGGCGACCACGAGCTCCAGCAGATCCCCCGGTTTGCACATAGTCAGCAAAGTTTTGGCTGAGTACACGTTCAAGTCCTCGTTCTCCCGCAGTTTGGAGAAGATGCATTCCTGGGAGCAGAAGGCAGAGTACTCCACCTCGCTGACCGAGAAGGGTCCCTCCTCGGCCGGGCTCAGGTCCTTGGTGAAGCCGCAGTCGGACGGTGTCCGGtcgtccacctcctcctcttcgtcagaGAAGAAGTAAGCGACGCCGACGCGGAGCTCGTCTTTCTCCAGCCCGGACGGATCCCCCGTGGGCAGTTCGCTGTAGCTGAGGTGGGTGATCCGGTCCAGTTGATTTCCCATCAATGATCTGGCAGGGCAGAGGCATGGACTGCGGTGTCTGACAGGGGGGTGAGAGATAAGCGGTATGAGATAGACGTGTCAACAACTCGGTGTCGGGATCTTTCACAGGACAAGGCGCGTTGTACACAAACGCATGGCTTCAAATCTCTTTGCTCAACAGATGAGAAGGtgggttgaaaaaaaaaaaacacaacactgcgaagcagcaggaaaacaagagCGTTACTGTGTTATTGAACCGACCAGCAGACTAACAGTCAATCAGCATCTGGCCTTTACTCCCCTCACATCATTAGTTAATCATTCACTCCGACTAACCGACAACAACTCGACAGCTTCacgcggggggaaaaaaagaaatggagtaGGAAGGTAGACCTGTGTGTGAAGCTATCAAAGAAAGACTGGAAAGCCTGTGCGTAAAAGGGAAGTCTGTTCGCGCGTAAAAGTGCATGAAATAATGGATACCTGTGCGCTCCCGGAGCAAAGTGTTAAATATCTTTATGACCCATGAGTGCGAAGGTATGCCGgtcttctcctccctttctttcccctcTACAGGCACTTCACGCACTTCAAACTCCGGCCGTCGTGCGCGCTGATACTTCACTTGCTTCGGCGGCGGTTGCCTTTAAGTACCGGGACCGCTCCGCCTCGACTGGCGCACCCCGCCCACACTGGCTTCTACTGGTTTGCAGCCCGCTGTTTTATGATCAGAGCACCAATGGAAACCGCTGAGGATTCTTGTCGGTCAATCAGAGGATCCAATCAGGGTCGCGCCGGGCGGCGGGGGGCGATGGGCGGTTGTTACCGTGGCGTGGTGTTTTGTTGTGAGAGAGCTGTGGAATTCTCGACATGATCGGCACAGCGTTCGGGTTCAAGGCAACAGTCCTCCGCGATAAGGGCGTGCATATCTCCAATCCAGCATACGAGGGGAGCTCGGGCTTTTATTGGCAATAAATATTTCCTTCTATCTCAAAAGAGAGCAGAAAATCCGAGGGGCTGCTTCCTTATC
Protein-coding sequences here:
- the lratd1 gene encoding protein LRATD1, whose protein sequence is MGNQLDRITHLSYSELPTGDPSGLEKDELRVGVAYFFSDEEEEVDDRTPSDCGFTKDLSPAEEGPFSVSEVEYSAFCSQECIFSKLRENEDLNVYSAKTLLTMCKPGDLLELVVAAQPPHWVIYEHDDQVIHLHKGEIRKDNLLEISSGRYGRIVNNRYRYRPLPPDLVMQNAAGHLGLSSEDICWTNSESFAAWCRFGKREFKAGGEAHSAEQQYFLKVHLDGSGVHTLVFRSLEDMIRERRRVDASGILKELSLVNGGKE